A single region of the Halorussus gelatinilyticus genome encodes:
- a CDS encoding outer membrane protein assembly factor BamB family protein: MPSRRRFLLGVGLASGLAGCTGSERSDSTGSDATGHGNGTRLTADGPPTTGGGTATDAGTATEPTRETPRHEAVRWRVAFDAPVERRPAIGGDAVYVGVGEAGLSANGSDARSSGSLAALGATDGTPRWTSALPAAPARRPRVRDGEVYCVAGRSNGFHGVDHRLLRFGTDGTERWRTDGIDQFLDLLAVGGGRAYLGTCDDALGLDGQRLFAVGRSGGDARWSVETGDAFGGRYLDGSLLVGLGGRAVARHDAATGERQWQKRVEGVRSSDGSFVVADDAVLAGGPPDGDGRLAALDLADGSQRWTYAEGGGRAFVPSGAALAGDTVVGTEYDGRVFALTVGDGRERWATDLDGETRRAPVVADGTVFVGGYRSNAADVIHALDAETGAKRWRADVPGFSGGIHPTGETVVVRAGDGRAVRSLDAADGSVRWSFEASEPLSAPVVGDGGVYAASESGIVRKFEK; encoded by the coding sequence ATGCCCTCCCGCAGACGATTCCTCCTCGGCGTCGGCCTCGCATCGGGACTCGCCGGATGCACCGGCAGCGAACGCTCCGATTCGACCGGGAGCGACGCGACCGGTCACGGAAACGGAACTCGGCTGACGGCCGACGGACCCCCGACGACCGGCGGGGGAACCGCGACCGACGCCGGTACGGCGACCGAACCGACGCGAGAGACGCCCCGACACGAAGCGGTCCGCTGGCGAGTCGCCTTCGACGCGCCCGTCGAGCGACGACCGGCCATCGGCGGCGACGCGGTGTACGTCGGAGTCGGGGAGGCCGGTCTCTCCGCGAACGGGAGCGATGCCCGGTCGAGCGGTTCGCTCGCCGCACTCGGCGCGACCGACGGGACGCCCCGATGGACGAGCGCGCTCCCCGCCGCGCCCGCGCGCCGCCCTCGGGTCCGCGACGGCGAGGTCTACTGCGTCGCGGGTCGAAGCAACGGGTTCCACGGCGTCGACCACCGCCTCCTCCGGTTCGGAACCGACGGCACCGAGCGGTGGCGGACCGACGGAATCGACCAGTTCCTCGACCTCCTGGCGGTCGGCGGCGGTCGCGCCTACCTCGGAACCTGCGACGACGCCCTCGGACTCGACGGCCAGCGACTGTTCGCGGTTGGCCGCTCGGGTGGTGACGCCCGGTGGTCGGTCGAGACCGGCGACGCCTTCGGGGGGAGGTACCTCGATGGGTCGCTGCTGGTCGGCCTCGGCGGTCGCGCGGTCGCGCGCCACGACGCCGCCACCGGCGAACGGCAGTGGCAGAAACGGGTCGAAGGCGTGAGGTCGTCGGACGGGTCGTTCGTCGTCGCCGACGACGCGGTGCTGGCCGGTGGACCTCCGGACGGCGACGGCCGACTCGCGGCCCTCGACCTCGCCGACGGGAGCCAGCGGTGGACCTACGCGGAGGGCGGCGGCCGAGCGTTCGTCCCGTCTGGCGCGGCACTCGCCGGCGACACGGTCGTCGGAACCGAGTACGACGGTCGCGTCTTCGCGCTGACCGTCGGAGACGGACGCGAACGGTGGGCGACCGACCTCGACGGTGAGACCCGTCGAGCGCCGGTGGTCGCGGACGGAACCGTCTTCGTCGGCGGGTATCGAAGTAACGCGGCCGACGTGATTCACGCGCTCGACGCGGAGACGGGAGCGAAGCGGTGGCGTGCCGACGTGCCCGGTTTCTCCGGGGGGATTCACCCGACCGGCGAGACGGTCGTGGTCCGGGCCGGCGACGGCCGGGCGGTGCGGTCGCTCGATGCGGCCGACGGTTCGGTCCGGTGGTCGTTCGAGGCGAGCGAACCGCTGTCGGCGCCGGTCGTCGGCGACGGCGGCGTCTACGCCGCGAGCGAGAGCGGAATCGTACGGAAGTTCGAGAAGTGA
- a CDS encoding FAD synthase: MTGEDAAPSDEQSATHVVAQGTFDLLHPGHVHYLRDAAAFGDRLTVIVARRENVTHKEPPILPNRQRRDVVAALDPVDDARVGHPEDIFAPIEELDPDVIALGHDQHHDEAAIEDELARRGVECEVRRASPREPEYEGELLSTGRIIDRILDERGD, translated from the coding sequence ATGACCGGCGAGGACGCAGCACCGAGCGACGAGCAGAGCGCGACTCACGTCGTCGCACAGGGGACCTTCGACCTACTCCACCCCGGACACGTTCACTACCTCCGGGACGCCGCGGCGTTCGGCGACCGCCTCACAGTCATCGTCGCCCGCCGGGAGAACGTCACGCACAAGGAGCCGCCGATTCTGCCGAACCGCCAACGCCGCGACGTGGTGGCGGCGCTAGACCCCGTGGACGACGCCCGCGTGGGCCACCCCGAGGACATCTTCGCGCCCATCGAGGAGTTGGACCCGGACGTCATCGCGCTGGGTCACGACCAGCACCACGACGAGGCCGCCATCGAGGACGAACTCGCGCGGCGGGGCGTCGAGTGCGAGGTCCGGCGGGCGAGTCCGCGAGAGCCGGAATACGAAGGCGAACTCCTCTCGACGGGCCGAATCATCGACCGGATTCTGGACGAGCGCGGCGACTGA
- a CDS encoding GNAT family N-acetyltransferase yields MPGPVFLEGEKVTLRPAETSDIEFIQRSMNDPRVWRPALDVNPTNYDQCEEFFENVVSGEGSVHCLACDGDEPLGIVTLTESQYGPSETARSRDAELAYWFAPEHHGQGYGSDAAETMIAYAFEDRNLRRMNAQVGSFNDASIGLLESLGFEREGTLREAAWFRGEYHDMFCYGLLRDEWRAER; encoded by the coding sequence ATGCCTGGACCAGTTTTCCTGGAGGGTGAGAAAGTAACCCTTCGACCCGCCGAAACGTCCGACATCGAGTTCATCCAGCGGAGCATGAACGACCCTCGCGTGTGGCGACCCGCCCTCGACGTCAATCCGACCAACTACGACCAGTGCGAGGAGTTCTTCGAGAACGTCGTCTCGGGCGAGGGCAGCGTCCACTGCCTCGCCTGCGACGGCGACGAGCCGTTGGGAATCGTCACGCTAACCGAGTCGCAGTACGGTCCCAGCGAGACTGCCCGCTCGCGCGACGCCGAACTCGCCTACTGGTTCGCGCCCGAACACCACGGGCAGGGGTACGGCTCCGACGCCGCCGAGACGATGATAGCGTACGCCTTCGAGGACCGTAACCTTCGGCGAATGAACGCGCAGGTCGGCAGTTTCAACGACGCCTCCATCGGCCTGTTGGAGTCGCTCGGATTCGAGCGCGAGGGGACGCTCCGCGAGGCGGCGTGGTTCCGCGGCGAGTATCACGACATGTTCTGCTACGGTCTCCTGCGCGACGAGTGGCGAGCGGAGCGGTAG
- a CDS encoding Mov34/MPN/PAD-1 family protein, translated as MRLFRSSEILGIAEDALQFALAASEDAHPHEYMGFLRGEDARSLGLERDGTVITDVLVIPGTESNSVSATVKTSQIPNDFNSVGSVHSHPNGVLKPSKEDLATFGRGKVHIIIGYPYEREDWQAFDRNGDPTELDVLDVSLPEGESFFDFTQADIDAELDYDFDDEADP; from the coding sequence ATGCGGTTGTTCCGGTCGAGCGAGATTCTCGGCATCGCCGAGGATGCCCTCCAGTTCGCCTTGGCGGCGTCGGAAGACGCCCACCCTCACGAGTACATGGGCTTCCTCCGCGGCGAGGACGCCCGGTCGCTCGGACTCGAACGCGACGGGACGGTCATCACCGACGTGCTGGTCATCCCCGGCACCGAGTCCAACAGCGTGAGCGCCACGGTCAAGACCAGCCAGATTCCCAACGACTTCAACTCGGTCGGGTCGGTCCACTCCCACCCGAACGGCGTTCTGAAGCCGAGCAAGGAAGACCTCGCCACCTTCGGCAGAGGCAAGGTCCACATCATCATTGGCTACCCATACGAGCGCGAGGACTGGCAGGCGTTCGACCGGAACGGCGACCCGACGGAACTGGACGTGCTCGACGTGTCGCTCCCCGAGGGCGAATCGTTCTTCGACTTCACACAGGCGGACATCGACGCGGAACTGGACTACGACTTCGACGACGAGGCGGACCCATAA